One Hyperolius riggenbachi isolate aHypRig1 chromosome 12, aHypRig1.pri, whole genome shotgun sequence genomic window, CTAATGTTATTTCAGAAAGGCCAGCAGTAGTATACCGGAGAGCAccaaatttaaccactttacccccacgcgtacgaatttctccgtccctttttccatcctttaacccccagggacggagaaatctgtactttccgcgctcccactcgctctagcgcgcactcccgctcgtaaacacgccgccggccgctcgcacggtgatcaatgaacgggaaaatccattcccgttcgttgatctaagccccgcaatgatccgctgcttatccgctaagcagcgcgatcattgtgaaaaaaaaaaactttctcagcctcctagtacttcctgcaagcgtccggaaggacgcttgcaggtcgcattaaacaaaaagttactgttgccatcttgtggccaaatagtaaaactacaccctaaagcattttttacatacaaataaattagttttacactaaaaattaactccttacctcccacactccccaatttatttattttttgcaattaaaaaaaaattataaaaattataaaaattacaattaaacaaatacataaatagttaccttagggactgaacttttaaaatatttatgtaaagagggtataacactgttactttataaactatgggcttgtaattagggatgataTCACACAAACAGTAGCGCGGAATAGGGAGAAATGCTGCTGGAGGTGCGCTGGCTTCACAGCGCAAGAGAAGGAAAAGTGTGTCTATGATACCTCAGCGCAATGGATACCACTTTGTCCGCATAAAGCAGGATAGTCACAGTACCTGTTCCTGGAGTTCCCACCTCTTGGACTTTGCGGAGTGAGTTAAAACGGAGCTGtgatcttgctgtaatcccgaccaCTACCAACACACACCGCTCCGTATGGGTGCTAGGACGGTCACGCTGGACGGATTTCCGGGCCTCTAGGTCATGTGATCCACACTGGATGGTTCCCCTGTGCGTTCCAAGTGCGTCCTCTGCGCGGTGCTGCAAGAGAAGCGGAAACAATAGTGCACACTGTGTGGGGCCGAAAAGACCAGGCGCAAGAATCCACTTACTAGAAAAAAGATGTTTAATAGCAGTATTGCAATGTAGCCTCCacttcccgactcgagtttcggcttccgccttcgtcagggggtcttgtaattagggatggatgcaaaactgaaaaaaatgcacctttatttccaattaaaatattggcgccaaacattgtgatagggacataatttaaacggttttataaccgggacaaatgggcaaatacatttcatgggttttaattacagtagcatgcattatttgaaaactataaaggccgaaaactgaaaaataataaattttttcccacattttttcctattttcccactaaaacacatttagaataaaataatttttggcataatgtcccacctaaagaaagcctaattggtggcgaaaaaaacaagatatagttcatttcattgcgataagtaataataaagttatagacaaatgaatggaaggagcgctgaaaggtgaaaattgctctggtggtcaaggggtaaaacccctcagttgggaagtggttaaaagatgtCCTAACTAGTAGTGCCCAGGATTCCCCGAATAAGCATAATGGAAGATTAGGGGACTTTAAAGGCTTCTACAAATATGGGACCTGTTTTGCGTGCAGGTGCTGCAAGAACATCCCAAGGAAAACAGTCAAGTTTAGAAATAATCAAAACCTTGAAGAATTCCTCATAAAGAAGTTTTATAATTGTGAATCATGTTGTATGGTGGTATATCTCCTTGAATGCCCATGTGGCCTACAGTATGTGGGCCTTACCACACGGGCATTCAGGGAGAGAAGTTATGAACATACCAATAACATCAGAAAAGGTTTCCTTGATCATTCAGTGTCAGCACACTTTAAGGAGAAACATAATTGTGACCCCGCGGTATTACAGTTTGCTATAATAGATCAGGTGTAGAAGAATTGGAGGGGGAACAATATGAGTAGAGACTTAGCAAAAAGAGAAATGGAGTGGATAATTAAGTTGAATTGCCTATACCCAAATGGTCTAAATATTGattttgatttgaattgttttttagcaaattcgtaaATTAGAACAGAAGACAAGGTAGGACTGCTTTGTTttaattatgtaatttttttattagaATATTTCAAACTGTTTTAACTGGAGTAATTTGAATCTTATAAAGTGTGTAAAATTAAATTGGATTTGTATAAGGAAAGGTATAAAATAATTACAACATGGTGAAATGTATGGGTTGAACATTAGATGGCGATAGGGGAAGTGCAATAATGTAGAATCTATTGTGACTTAATGTAGAATCTATTGGGGCTGAATTATCTCCTTTGGAACATACAAGGAGATGTAATGATTTTTGTTGAACACAAGATGTCACCACAGGATAAGAAATGGAGATATTGTGGATTAAATTCTGAATGGACTGCCGTATAAGAAAAGTGCAATAACTCTTTAGTGAGAAGAAACTGTGaatgtattttaatttatttctTTTAGTTGTTTGAAAAAGCTATATATGATTTTAAAAGTTGATATATGAGATGTTTTTATGATGTTACTATTTATGTGTATCCCCTTAGGAATTGCCCCTGCGACAGCTCACAAACCAGATTGCGTGTggaaatatgtatttatttttatacacGTGTAGCTGCGGCTAAACATTTTTCCTCATATGTAACTGTAGTACGCTATGCGCATCGATTGATGCGTCACTTTTTCCGCATAGATTACAAGCTTGTAAGCATGGAAATGAAGTGGAACGTGGAAGTCCTTATTGTGACCCGCATAGTGTCGTGCGTACCGGAAATCCAATGACGTCAGCGGAAACTAACTGGTGCCTGTTGCGGCAACCGTTGGAATGAGCCAGGGGCATTCTGAAGGAGGTAATTATGTTTTTTAAAATTTGTATATATGGTATGCTTGCCCGCCCACTCCTGTTTATCCCCTGAAGACGGCAgttgccgaaactagtcgggacaggaGCGGGCAGCACGGAGAAAGGTTCGAGTGGAAGTACCACTTGCAGTGGGAAGCGTTATTATCTAGGGAGAGTCCTAAGTGGATTGGGACCCTCCAGAAGTAAGTGCCCACCTCGTTTAGCCTGTATTTGCCTCTTTTTATCCAGAAATAAATGAACTTGCACATATCACTGAAAGCACCTTGTTTGCTTTATTTGCACATTGAGTGCATATAGGTGGAAAAGTACATCATCCATTAAGAAAAGTACACCTGCGCTGTgcactgtaaaataaaaaaaacatccagTTCACTGACCTCTTTGAGTTCCTTTAACAATCCGAGCATACGGTTTTGAAAGCCTCCCAAGTCCTCCCCAGGTTGGGGTACTGTAGTTCCAACAAGATCACTTGATTGGCCCGGAGGCCCCATAGCTCCACCACCACTGTCTCCGCTCATAGTGCAGCCTGCTGGGCTTGCAGGCAAAATTTAGCTCCAGGCCTAAAGGCCTTGCCTGGTTGTCCAGCAGAGTCCAACAGCTTCACCTAGCACGCAGGCTGCTGGCACCAGACTTGCCCTCCAATGGATCCTCGTTGAAGGATTTAAAGTGTACTCATTTCAATTACAGGGCCTCGTTCCGAGTCctgcattgttatttttcgtcactacctccccgtGTCGGAAGTGGGTAATTTAtgcgcctgctgccttccttggatgtggtagccatttctcaggctccctctccggaatcaaaccctgattccccgttACCCATGGCCACCATGGTAGGCACAGATagtaccatcaaaagttgataGGGAAGACATCCAAATGCATCGTCGCTGTCACGGGGGACATGCAATCGGCCCAAGGTTATCTAGAGTTACCAAAGCGGCCAGGAAGAAACTGACATCTTTCCCTAGCAAGTTTCAGTACATGGCATGTTCTCGCCGGAGGAGCACCTCCCGACAATCTCCCCGAGGGTGCCGGGCTCGGGACGGGGATGGTCAGAAGCCGACCCCCCTCCCGGGGGGAGTGGGACCTCACTCAGCCGGACCTGTGGAACCCCGCCTGCGGGCCAGTCAGCCCGGCTgctctcatcggggcctccgcGACTGAGGAGGCCAGCTACCTACAAACTCGGTCCGACCGCCCTGCGAGTGCCCGGGTGGTGGCCTTGGCCAGGgaccccctccacgccccccggcctctcctccggtcagTTGCCCCGCGGCTGGGACTCTCCTTCCTCTGGCTCTATCCACCTCTTAGGGGAGCAGGACCTTGATGGCCTCGGCGGGGGACCCCCTCCGCCGGCCAGCTTGCCCCACGGCATCGACTCTCCTGCCTCTGGCTCCATCCGCCCCTTAGAGGAGCAGGACCTCGGTGGCCTCGGCCAGGGAAAGCCACCCCCCCGCCCGGCCTTTCCTCCGGCCAGCTTGCCCCGCAGCATCGACTCTCCTACCTCTGGCTCCATCTGCCCCTTAGAGGAGCAGGACCTCACTGGCCTCGGCCAGGGACCCCCTTCATGCCCCCGGCCTCCCGGGGGGCGCCGGTCCTCCGGAGAGCCAGCCTGACCCCCCGCGCTACCGACGCCCGCCACCGGGGGGCGCCAGGGCTCCCAGGTGCCGGGCTGCCCAGCGCTACCGCCGCCCGCCACTGGGGGGCGTCAGTCCTCCCGAGAGCTGGCCTGACCCCCCTGCACTACCGCCGCCCGCCACCGGAGGGCACCAGTCCTCCTAAGAGCCCTGGGACCCCCCGGTGGCGGGCGGCGGTAGCGCCTGGGGCAGGCTAGCTCTCGGGAGGACCGGCGCCCCCTGGTGGCGGGGGGTGGCAGACGAGCTGGATGACACTATCCAAACCCGAATATCAGGTATCCGCTTATCTCTACCTGTTGCCAATGTCGTAGTTCTTTTCCCgctggtgaaaatttgcatgaaaagaaTGCACATGGATGCAACCGTCCCTGTGTTCCAGAatattgagacagtacagccgccACTCCTACCTCGGAGGTATCTACTTCCACTATAAATGGACGTGTAACATTAACTTGATGCAAAATGGGTGCAGCACAGAAAAGTGTTTTCAGCTGAGAAAATGCCTTGCAGACTTCCTCGGACCAGTTAtaagtatcagccccttttttggtcaGATTGGTAAGAGTCTCCTCTTAATGAACTTTCTATAGTAGTTAGCAAATCCTAGAAAGCGCTGAAGAGCTTTTAAACCCGCGGGTTGTGGCCACTCTAACACTGCGGAGACTTTCTTGGGGTCCATTGATAGACCGTtaatggaaattatgtaccccaagaatgCAACTTCGGACACTTCGAACAAACATTTTTCGAGTTTTGCGTAAAGGCAGTTTTGTCTGAGCTTCGCTAACACAAACTTAACGTGCTCCCTGTGTTCCTCGAGGTTCTTGGAAAATATCAAAAGGTCATGCAAGTAAACGACAACAAAGTGCCCCAAGACGTCTCTAAAAATGTCATTAacgaactcctgaaaaactgcaggggcattacacaacccgaagggcatcactaggtattcgtaatgcccattgGGTGAGTTGAAGCCTGTTTTCCACTCATCCCCTTGTCTTATACGTATCAAGTTGTATGCCTCTCTCAGGTCCAGTTTGGAGAACACTTGTGCCCCAGAGACTTGTGAAAATAAATCATCTATCAAAGGCAAGGGATAACGGTTAGGAATAGTCATCTTGTTCAGAGCTCTATAGTCGATGCATGGACGAagtccaccatcttttttctggacaaagaagaaacctgcccctgctggtgatttGGAGGGATGGATGAAACCTTTCTCTAGGTTCTCTTTGATGTATTCCTTCATTACCAACTGCTCTGGACCTGAGAGGTTGTGTCCCCTGGGAGGTATTGTACCCGGCCTTAAATCAATCAGACAATGAAACTCCCTGTGAGGGGGAAGCTTATCCACAGCTCGAGGGCAAAAAATGTCAGAATAATCAGTATACGGAGGAGGAACCCCTTCCACGTGAACCTCAGAGGAACACAGGGCCACTTTCTCTAGACAAGAGTTTTGACAAGCGGGGGACCACGCCAGCAATTGCCCAGTGTTCCAGTCCATCTGAGGGGAATGTTGTCGTAACCATGGGAGCCCCAGGACAATCATAGGAGATGACATTTTCAATACATAAAATTGTAATTCCTCCCTTTGCAGAACACCAATGCGACAGgtgaggagaggagtttgggagaGAGGTTGCCTGTTCTGCAGTGGAGAATCATCTATGTGACATAGATCTGCCTCTCCATGGGCAGAATGGGAATTTCCCATTTAGAGGCTAGATCGGAGTCAAGGAAGTTTGCTGCAGAGCCTAAATCAATGAAGGCCTGAGTGCAGAAAACTTGATTCTTCCACGTGATAGAACACGGTAAAAAGATTTTAGATACTTTTGAAGGTAAAACAGGctcgcccagggtagtacctccaactacacctaggtggAGGAGTTTTCCACCTTCCTACTGCAATTTTGAATAAGGTGACCTTTCTCCCCACAGTATAAACATAGgacctctttcctcctcctggTCTTCTCAGACTCAGACAATTTCGAATGGCcgatctgcattggctcatccaAACTAGTCATGACCGATGGAGTGGAAAAGACTGCCCTGGGTACAGTATGTGACCTGCCTTGTTTATGATATCGTACCCTGTGATCTATCTTAACAGACAAAGAAATAGCCTCGTCTAGGGTCTTTGGTTCAGGATGACTGATCATGATGTCTGAAACCGACTCTGATAACCCTGAGAGGAAACAAACTAGTAAAGCGTAATGTTCCCATCGAGAGGAGactgcccactttctaaattCTGAGGCGTAATCCTCTACAGTACCATGCCCCTGGCGGAGtctttttaaatttctttctgCCGTGGCAGCAATGTCAGGGTCGTCATATATTACCGCTATGGCCTTAAAGAAAGCCTGTACAGACCCTAAAGCTTCATGGTCGTCAGGCAGACTATAAGCCCACATTTGCGAATCCCAGTGTAAAAGGGTTTTTACCAAGGTTACCCGCTGTAATTCAGTGCCTGACTAAATGGGCCTCATTTCGAAATAGGACATACACCTGCTTCTGAAATTCCTAAAATCTGATTTATGCCCAGAAAACTTCTCTGGAAGTCCCATTTTAGGTTCACGGATGATTGAGGGAGGCGATGATGATACAGCTCTCTGTGGATTGTTTACAGCCTCAGACAAGAGATTCAACTGAGCCTGCTGTGATGCCACAGTGGCAGTTAACTGCTCAACAGCTACAGTTAACGCCTGAACCTGAGCCTCCATTGACATctttttggtctgctgttatgtaatgatcagtggcgtatctgatgatcagaacgTGCTCTAACAGATcggtagtcagtattttattcaaagtgtgatcacaTGTGAATTGGGGCACAGTAATATCAGGAGTACTCCTAGAGTGATAGCCCTTAGTGGCTAGGGCTATCACTAAGTAGCGAGATGTCATACAGGCTAGGTCGGTAACGGGtcagtcagcagcggtacagaatcgtcaggcaaaagagTTGTCTATGACAAGCCGAGGTCGGCGACaggtcagatgggcagaggtacaaaatcagcagGCTAAACCAGGCTGTAGTCGGCAACAGATCGGATAggaaaagtacagaatcaggaggcagaagagttcaggcaaggttcatacacaataGGTAAATACAATAATATATTAATTTTACAGTAGTATAATAATCTCCTAAGCtacgtgtgaatccccggggtcctgccggatcaaacacacacggatctgactaaggtctgagagctttcactgcaaagtatcagcaacagcagacaatgagctactgacagctcctaacttaaatacagacaggcaattccaaatCCCCCGCCCCGCGAAGCTCGACCAATCAGTGACAAGAGTCAGAAcactgctgtcagctgaccggcaggtcagctgacccgcctcctcaacgcataaaggtcctgtctcctggtgcgtgcgtgcgtacgtgcGCTAGCCTGCTATGGTGTAATCTGGAGAGACCTGTACTGCCGGGAGGAGATGACAGAGAGGACGTGGCGAGCTCCGCAGTGCCGAGGTAACAGACTCAATGCTaacagcctgcatgtgtaacatttcttgaagttcttctaagctgtggcaattaaatggattgtttagaaagactaatagacatatTCAGTGCAGTTTCAGGGCAAAcacaggcagtataacaaaaaatgcacatctaaagggaagttggggaagCCTCTTTTATTAtaacgctgtctctgcacggagaaaatgtatcaacttaggcagcttctcatgttaccacCAGCTTGGTTCGGGAAAgcttctatcgcaactgtaaacatttttatgaattagcacacaaaagtctaaaataccgattgctgtattttcccgacaagatttttttcctgcatagccttttatgaattgacccctttATGTTCTGGTGGCTGGCCTGCAATTTCAATCAAAGCCTTTATCACTTACAACTTTGTTTGAACGTTAAGGAGACGAGTCCACCTATATTAATACATTTGCAAATTGTCTGCCAGCTGAGCTGACCAGGCCATCCTGATTACAATTTGCTCAAGCCATGTGTGTATATAAGGAGGGCATATTGTCAGTTCCCCATTGTTGGTTTGCTTTCTAAGGGCAGCTTTCAAAGGACAAAAAAACTAATTAACCAGAATTTACCAGTAATTCAGAACAATTAAGGATCACACCAAAATAATTTCCTCGACTTTGTAATTTACTTGTATTGCtgaacataatttaaaaaaaaattggattttttACAATACCCCTTGGCTGGTTGCTCACTATAACAAAcataagaggcagaggcaggataAAGCATAAAGGTACTATGGGAAATGGTGCTGCGCCATCCTGTGGCCGTGGCATATGTAATGTTCTGCAAAAGAAGAAAGGCCTTCATTCCCaaaattcagaaaaggtggtTGATGGTCTCACTCAGCTTCCACCTCTTTTACCTCTTCTGCTGACAATGTCCCCACACATACCCTTTTTATCCTCCCTTGCTGTGGTCAACCGCaacaccacctccaccaccacatCAGGCCCTTGAAATTAATCGGGTTGCTCAGAGGAGCTATTTACCTAGGCATTGATGGACAAAAGTGACGAGCAGGTATTGTTGGCATTGGATGAAGGAGAGGCATAAGGCAGACACTCAGACAACAGTCCCACCCAGGTGTAATGTCCCTGCTGCTGCAGCCTACTGTGAGCTTGAAACTTTAAGTGAAGAGGGTGGTGATGATCTGGTGATGGATGCCTCATGGGTGCCCACAAGAGAGGAACAGAAGGAGAAGAGTTCAGAGGGAGAAGCCAGTTGCGTGTGGtctggtattagtcatggagagaatctgaaGACATAACCAGGGgatggatttctgcaaaggccacaaaggtcacggcctagggtggaaaaaaatcagaaggataaaagggcggcaggacctgagagcgataagaggctgcatgtcaaaataaatcatttctcctgctccgaaAGCGCCCTGGCTTTGctgcacacagtcagaattccagagctccgtgtattttccttacttcgtggtgtgcgatgagacagtgctatctcctgaacatacaagcttcagtttattgccaggggttagagaaacatggatcacaatgtagacaatttctgatccagtaaaagtaaacattttaacagaattatttccactttacaactcaagctgggctaaacaatgtattgctggtcagactctgttaatgacttgagccattccttctcctctctccccctggattgtaaatcttaaacagatagATAAGGggtttttttccttagagagatttatgacagccccttctaagctaaatcttaacccctcgctggctcattttaaaggcagcagtagtctgcagtagtatgagatagacaacttctctataaatataattgcaaatgtactgttgtatacttttgtattgttacattctgttttgtataccaaaagtaataacatatactaaaaattaaaaaaatatatgtttgtaccgtgttggcaaacagtaaaaaaacacctgtgaaagaatcagtacaataaatactataaaataaatgcaacagatctgtgattacagaagagcagagagggagatgaatgccgctctgctacttcatgcccggtacacaccatgcaatttgccatcagataggcctagtgcacaccggagcgtttccgctgcggtttgcgatctgcttgcgggtgcggatccgctagggtaatgtatttcaatggggtggtgcacaccagagcgggaggcgttttgcagaaacgcatactcccgggctgctg contains:
- the LOC137540968 gene encoding uncharacterized protein, which produces MFSPEEHLPTISPRVPGSGRGWSEADPPPGGSGTSLSRTCGTPPAGQSARLLSSGPPRLRRPATYKLGPTALRVPGWWPWPGTPSTPPGLSSGQLPRGWDSPSSGSIHLLGEQDLDGLGGGPPPPASLPHGIDSPASGSIRPLEEQDLGGLGQGKPPPRPAFPPASLPRSIDSPTSGSICPLEEQDLTGLGQGPPSCPRPPGGRRSSGEPA